One stretch of Bremerella cremea DNA includes these proteins:
- a CDS encoding dihydrodipicolinate synthase family protein, giving the protein MNTQKLTGLIAATYTPFHADGSLALSQIGPMVEYLLNSGVQGLYVCGSTGEGMSLTTAERKEVAAAYMNAADGRVPVLVQVGHNSLEDAKSLAAHAQEIGVAAISATCPSYFKIDSAATLATSMAQIAAAAPELPFYYYHIPSLTGSSIDIAQFMRMAGDSIPNLVGLKYTDTKLFEFQECQAIDGGRYDIVWGADEMLLGALASGAQAAIGSTYNVAAPLYANLIAAFEANDLPLARKLQLQSIEFIRIMGRFPFHSATKELLRALGHNLGTCRLPQRGLTQDETNALLDQLSTSAYFSPILAQTARAEV; this is encoded by the coding sequence TTGAATACGCAGAAGTTAACTGGACTGATCGCCGCAACCTACACTCCTTTTCATGCGGACGGTTCCTTGGCTCTTTCCCAGATCGGACCGATGGTCGAGTACCTGCTCAATTCTGGGGTGCAAGGGCTTTATGTGTGTGGCAGCACCGGCGAAGGTATGTCTCTGACGACCGCCGAACGCAAAGAGGTTGCCGCTGCCTACATGAACGCCGCCGACGGACGTGTGCCGGTGCTGGTTCAAGTGGGACATAACAGCCTGGAAGATGCCAAGTCGTTGGCAGCCCATGCGCAAGAAATCGGCGTGGCGGCCATCTCGGCGACCTGTCCTTCCTATTTCAAAATCGACAGCGCTGCGACGTTAGCCACCAGCATGGCCCAAATCGCTGCTGCCGCACCTGAGCTTCCGTTTTATTACTATCACATTCCTTCGCTGACCGGCTCGTCGATCGATATCGCTCAGTTTATGCGAATGGCCGGCGATTCTATTCCGAACCTGGTTGGCTTGAAGTACACCGACACCAAGTTGTTCGAATTCCAAGAATGTCAGGCCATCGACGGTGGTCGGTACGACATTGTGTGGGGGGCCGATGAAATGCTACTCGGCGCACTCGCGAGTGGGGCCCAGGCAGCGATTGGCAGCACGTACAATGTCGCCGCCCCGCTGTATGCCAACCTGATCGCCGCCTTCGAAGCGAACGATCTCCCGTTGGCTCGCAAACTACAATTGCAATCGATTGAGTTCATTCGCATCATGGGACGCTTTCCGTTCCACAGTGCCACCAAAGAACTTCTCCGGGCGTTAGGGCACAACCTCGGAACGTGCCGTCTGCCGCAGCGTGGACTTACTCAGGACGAAACCAACGCCCTGCTCGACCAACTGAGTACATCCGCCTATTTTTCGCCTATCCTGGCCCAGACTGCTCGCGCAGAAGTTTAA
- a CDS encoding sulfatase family protein, producing MKRPLSALLVVSAFLLFFVAPISLFAADDTKRPERNIVFFITDDESPTLGCYGDPIAVTPNIDAIAKDGTLFRNAFATTASCSASRSVVLTGLHNHMNGQYGHTHHFHKFSSYHDVVSLALPLLLENAGYRTARCGKYHVAPEAVFHFEEVIPANSRSTVQMANNCEDFIKTQDDRPFFLYFATSDPHRGGGVDKTSERELKPDLFGNKPNKGAYPGVKEVFYDPAKVPVPEFLPDTPDTREELAQYYQACSRVDQGLGRLVEILKEAGVYDKTLIVFTADHGMAFSGGKTTVYEGGLRVPFVVRDPYIENRGEESYALISHVDITPSLLDFAGALDKQANAPKNPINANKFWKERGEALQENRSGGNKFDHYHGHSWIDLLGDPEATTHDSIFASHTFHEIQMYYPMRVYRDQRFKLIWNIAHKLDYPFASDLWAASSWQAQYQQGEDASYGKKTVGEYIHRPKFELYNIETDPHEELNLAEDPAYAKVLEEYKQKLKAKQKELDDPWIMKWEYE from the coding sequence ATGAAGCGCCCTCTGTCTGCCCTGCTCGTTGTATCAGCGTTCCTGCTGTTTTTTGTTGCGCCGATTTCGCTTTTCGCTGCCGACGACACGAAGCGGCCTGAGCGGAATATCGTGTTCTTCATCACCGACGACGAAAGCCCTACACTCGGCTGCTATGGCGATCCGATTGCGGTCACGCCCAACATCGACGCGATCGCCAAAGACGGCACCCTCTTCCGCAATGCGTTTGCGACAACGGCCAGTTGCAGTGCCAGCCGTAGCGTTGTACTTACCGGTTTGCACAATCACATGAACGGCCAATACGGGCACACGCATCACTTTCACAAGTTTTCGTCGTACCACGATGTCGTTAGCCTGGCCTTACCGCTACTTTTGGAAAACGCTGGCTATCGGACAGCCCGGTGTGGCAAGTACCACGTTGCACCGGAAGCAGTCTTTCACTTTGAAGAGGTAATACCGGCTAACTCTCGTTCGACGGTTCAAATGGCGAACAATTGCGAGGACTTCATCAAGACGCAAGACGATCGTCCTTTCTTCCTTTACTTTGCCACCAGCGATCCGCATCGTGGTGGTGGCGTCGATAAGACTTCCGAACGAGAACTAAAGCCCGACCTGTTTGGCAACAAACCCAACAAGGGCGCCTACCCTGGCGTGAAGGAAGTGTTCTACGATCCGGCTAAGGTTCCGGTTCCGGAGTTTCTGCCCGATACCCCTGATACTCGTGAAGAACTGGCCCAATACTACCAGGCCTGTTCGCGAGTCGATCAAGGGCTGGGCCGCTTGGTCGAGATTTTGAAAGAGGCTGGCGTATACGACAAGACGCTTATCGTTTTCACCGCCGATCACGGTATGGCGTTCTCGGGTGGTAAGACAACCGTTTACGAAGGAGGCCTGCGAGTTCCGTTTGTCGTCCGCGATCCGTATATCGAAAACCGGGGAGAAGAAAGCTACGCTTTGATTAGCCATGTCGACATCACCCCTTCACTACTCGACTTTGCCGGGGCCCTCGACAAGCAAGCCAACGCGCCGAAGAATCCGATCAACGCCAATAAGTTTTGGAAAGAACGAGGCGAAGCGTTGCAAGAGAACCGCAGCGGCGGCAACAAGTTCGATCACTACCATGGCCACTCTTGGATTGACCTATTGGGTGACCCGGAAGCGACAACGCACGATTCGATCTTTGCCTCGCACACCTTTCACGAGATCCAGATGTATTACCCCATGCGGGTCTATCGCGACCAGCGTTTTAAATTGATCTGGAACATCGCCCACAAACTCGATTACCCGTTCGCTTCAGACCTTTGGGCGGCTTCCAGTTGGCAGGCCCAATACCAGCAAGGCGAGGATGCTTCGTACGGTAAAAAGACCGTCGGTGAATACATTCATCGCCCGAAGTTCGAGCTGTATAACATCGAGACCGACCCGCACGAAGAATTGAACCTGGCGGAAGATCCCGCCTATGCGAAGGTGCTGGAAGAGTACAAGCAAAAGCTGAAAGCGAAGCAAAAGGAACTGGACGATCCTTGGATTATGAAGTGGGAATACGAGTAG
- a CDS encoding metallophosphoesterase — protein MSSLNRRQLLQTGLALPVLSSLSTWAPTRSLAAESDAEKKPGAPPLNEKGSFTLAVLPDTQVYCQNNPEGFYAQTQWLVENKEARNIAAVLHLGDITNRNTPEQWDVAVKAMSQLDGHIPYFMVPGNHDYSAGGTAKDRTTHLNDYFPLAKFKDQPTFGGTYDQESERMENTYHLFSAGGRDFVVIGLEFGPRADVVRWANEIAEKYSDREAILITHAYIYYDETRYDWKKYGTKQHWNPHSYGVAKATGDDVMDGEELWNNLVGKHENFIFTLNGHVLNDGLGRVTSTTPGGRDVHQMLVNFQMKPHGGDGWMRLIEFTSDNKAHISDYSPTLDLTNTSSQNQFVLDLAKVG, from the coding sequence ATGTCTTCGCTCAACCGTCGCCAATTGCTGCAAACCGGTCTCGCCTTGCCGGTTTTGTCGTCCCTTTCTACTTGGGCACCAACTCGCAGCTTGGCTGCCGAATCGGATGCCGAGAAGAAACCCGGCGCACCGCCGTTGAACGAAAAAGGAAGCTTCACTCTCGCGGTTTTGCCAGACACGCAAGTTTACTGCCAAAACAATCCGGAAGGTTTTTACGCTCAAACCCAGTGGTTGGTCGAAAACAAAGAGGCCCGCAACATCGCAGCCGTGCTGCACTTGGGCGACATCACCAACCGTAACACGCCCGAGCAATGGGATGTGGCGGTCAAAGCGATGTCGCAGTTGGATGGCCATATTCCTTACTTTATGGTCCCTGGTAATCACGACTATAGCGCCGGTGGTACCGCCAAGGATCGGACGACCCATCTGAACGATTACTTCCCGCTGGCAAAATTCAAAGATCAACCAACCTTCGGTGGTACCTACGATCAAGAATCCGAGCGGATGGAGAACACCTATCACCTGTTCTCAGCCGGCGGTCGCGATTTCGTAGTGATTGGGCTCGAGTTTGGTCCCCGGGCTGATGTCGTTCGCTGGGCGAATGAGATCGCCGAGAAGTATTCTGACCGCGAGGCGATTCTCATCACCCATGCTTACATCTACTACGACGAAACGCGTTACGATTGGAAGAAGTACGGCACCAAGCAGCACTGGAATCCGCATTCGTACGGCGTGGCCAAAGCAACCGGCGACGACGTCATGGATGGCGAAGAGTTGTGGAACAACTTGGTCGGCAAGCACGAGAACTTCATTTTCACGCTCAACGGGCACGTTCTTAACGACGGCTTGGGGCGAGTTACCAGCACCACGCCAGGCGGACGCGACGTCCACCAAATGTTGGTCAACTTCCAGATGAAGCCCCACGGAGGAGATGGCTGGATGCGCTTAATCGAGTTCACCAGCGACAATAAGGCGCACATCTCCGACTATTCCCCTACGCTCGACCTGACAAATACCTCTTCTCAGAATCAGTTTGTGCTCGATCTGGCCAAGGTCGGTTAA
- a CDS encoding sodium:solute symporter family transporter, with protein MPHRCTLLKSVLASLLVLVGLLPQALRAETILDWQPLPDLPNDLGVAGPFAGIHRDALIVAGGANFPRPVWESSKQWTDTIDVLVRTNDAYQWKDGGKLPRPLAYGASVTTRHGVLCLGGCDAERVYADAFFLQWNGEKIETVPCAPLPQPMAYGQAAMIGQTVYVFGGQAETGLASATNLLWSLDLSTSADFTQLEWKTLAPLPGLTRSFNLVAQQHDGFNDSIYVIGGRREENGQTQFLSDVWQYVPKTNTWKQRASAPRVIMAGEAIGIGQSHIFVLGSADESNFDQVDQLKDNHPGFPRQAFAYHTITDTWIEAGETPENLVTTTAVRWGDSIILPSGEVRPRVRSPHIWKVSPTISDKSFGLLNYFVLFGYLLAMVGVGVYFSRKNKNTDDYFRGGKQIPWWAAGCSIFATMLSSLTFMGFPSKAFAQDWVYAVGNFTIPIVAFLAVYVAMPFYRRIDATSAYQYLEMRFGRAARVFASGSFVLFHLFRMAIVMSLTALALAVATPLTPAQSVLLMGVLSIAYCTMGGIEAVIWTDTIQSFVLLGGSLLAVGLLLSGVDGGLSGFWNVATASHKFNLANMHWDITNAQVALWVVVVGGVAQNISSYTADQAVVQRYVTTPTSEEAAKSIWISALLTIPATLIFFTIGTSLFAYYHSNPGKLDAMATTDQIFPLFIAREIPIGLAGLIVAGVFAAAQSTVSTSMNSSATAIIVDFLRPINLCTTEKSYLTAAQLSTFAVGTIGTLLGLLFVDPSIRSLFDAFIVILGIFMGILGGLFLLGAFTRKTNQFGAMTGALVGSAVMLALWKYSKINSYFYPAAGLSVCFVTGYLTSWFLGTAPQHLSGLTVYDLPAEDKPQLVKETA; from the coding sequence ATGCCCCACCGCTGTACTTTGTTGAAATCCGTTCTTGCTTCATTGCTTGTCTTGGTAGGACTGCTCCCCCAAGCCTTGCGAGCCGAGACCATACTCGACTGGCAACCGCTGCCAGATCTGCCAAATGATCTTGGGGTCGCTGGCCCTTTTGCTGGTATTCATCGCGATGCGTTGATTGTCGCTGGCGGTGCAAACTTTCCCCGACCAGTCTGGGAATCGAGCAAGCAATGGACCGATACCATCGATGTCCTCGTTCGTACCAACGACGCGTACCAGTGGAAGGATGGGGGCAAGCTTCCTCGCCCGCTCGCTTATGGGGCCAGCGTGACTACCCGGCATGGTGTTTTGTGCCTGGGTGGCTGCGATGCCGAAAGGGTCTACGCCGATGCTTTCTTCCTGCAATGGAACGGCGAAAAGATCGAAACCGTTCCTTGCGCCCCCCTACCCCAGCCGATGGCCTACGGTCAGGCCGCCATGATCGGGCAAACGGTGTATGTCTTCGGGGGTCAAGCGGAGACCGGTTTGGCGAGCGCTACGAATCTATTGTGGTCGCTCGATTTATCCACCAGCGCAGACTTTACCCAGCTAGAGTGGAAGACCCTCGCTCCACTACCAGGGCTAACACGATCGTTTAACTTAGTCGCGCAGCAGCATGACGGGTTTAACGATTCGATCTACGTGATCGGCGGTCGGCGCGAGGAAAACGGCCAGACACAATTTCTTTCCGATGTATGGCAATACGTCCCGAAGACGAACACCTGGAAACAACGCGCATCCGCGCCTCGGGTTATCATGGCGGGCGAAGCAATCGGCATTGGGCAAAGCCATATCTTTGTGCTGGGCAGCGCCGATGAAAGCAACTTTGACCAAGTCGATCAGCTAAAAGACAACCACCCCGGCTTTCCTCGTCAGGCCTTCGCCTACCACACGATTACCGATACGTGGATCGAAGCAGGCGAGACTCCGGAAAACCTGGTTACGACCACCGCCGTTCGCTGGGGAGATAGCATCATCCTGCCCAGTGGCGAAGTCCGCCCGCGTGTGCGTTCGCCCCATATCTGGAAAGTGTCACCTACCATTTCCGACAAAAGCTTCGGCCTGCTGAACTATTTCGTTCTGTTTGGCTATTTACTGGCGATGGTCGGCGTCGGCGTTTACTTTTCGCGTAAGAATAAAAACACCGACGATTACTTTCGCGGCGGCAAACAAATTCCTTGGTGGGCGGCTGGCTGCAGTATTTTTGCCACCATGCTCAGTTCGTTGACCTTTATGGGGTTTCCCTCGAAAGCGTTCGCTCAAGACTGGGTTTATGCGGTGGGCAACTTCACCATCCCGATTGTTGCGTTCCTGGCGGTCTATGTGGCGATGCCGTTCTATCGACGCATCGATGCGACCAGCGCTTATCAATACCTGGAGATGCGATTTGGCCGTGCTGCCCGAGTATTCGCCAGCGGCAGTTTTGTCTTGTTCCATCTCTTTCGGATGGCGATTGTCATGTCGCTAACTGCGTTAGCCCTAGCCGTGGCAACTCCCTTAACCCCCGCTCAATCGGTTTTACTGATGGGAGTGCTCAGCATTGCCTATTGCACGATGGGGGGTATCGAAGCGGTTATCTGGACCGATACGATTCAATCGTTTGTGTTGTTGGGAGGTTCGCTGTTGGCAGTTGGCTTATTGCTTTCTGGCGTCGATGGTGGCCTGTCTGGCTTCTGGAACGTTGCCACCGCCTCGCATAAATTCAATCTGGCCAACATGCACTGGGATATCACCAATGCCCAGGTCGCGTTGTGGGTGGTTGTGGTGGGTGGCGTCGCGCAGAACATTTCGTCTTACACCGCCGATCAAGCGGTCGTTCAGCGTTATGTGACCACCCCCACCTCGGAAGAAGCGGCCAAATCAATTTGGATCAGCGCACTGCTGACCATCCCGGCTACGCTGATCTTCTTTACCATCGGGACCTCGCTGTTCGCTTATTACCACAGCAACCCTGGCAAGCTTGACGCGATGGCCACCACCGACCAGATCTTTCCACTTTTCATCGCGCGCGAAATTCCGATTGGTCTGGCCGGGCTGATCGTCGCTGGCGTGTTTGCTGCCGCGCAATCAACGGTTTCAACCAGCATGAATTCGTCCGCGACAGCAATCATTGTCGACTTCCTGCGACCGATCAATCTTTGCACGACCGAAAAAAGTTACCTCACGGCCGCCCAGCTTTCCACCTTTGCCGTAGGCACGATCGGCACGCTGCTGGGACTTTTGTTTGTCGACCCCAGTATTCGCTCGCTCTTCGATGCTTTCATCGTGATTCTCGGGATCTTCATGGGAATTCTTGGTGGGCTTTTTCTGCTGGGGGCCTTCACGCGGAAGACCAATCAGTTCGGAGCAATGACCGGCGCCCTGGTCGGCTCTGCCGTGATGCTGGCGTTGTGGAAGTATTCCAAGATCAACAGCTATTTTTATCCCGCCGCGGGGCTTTCGGTTTGTTTCGTTACCGGCTATCTGACCAGTTGGTTTCTGGGAACAGCCCCTCAACATTTGTCAGGGCTAACCGTGTACGACTTGCCTGCCGAAGATAAGCCGCAACTGGTCAAGGAAACGGCATGA
- a CDS encoding AraC family transcriptional regulator, which produces MKQEFPEGLVDQLFDCLGDVVYCVKDLAGCYTTVNHAFAERVGANDPSEIIGKTASQCFDAELAKLYDDQDRQVVATGQPLRDLLELISHGDGSRGWYLSNKFPLVNDQGVITGVVAVSQDLKQPSDSDLELADLKATLDFIRTNIAQPLKTEELADYVGLSPTQLDRRMRRVFRLSTKKFVMKYRLELASQLLITTQQSLSEIALACGFSDQSAFTRHFGAAANQTPLAYRKSHQRLG; this is translated from the coding sequence ATGAAGCAGGAATTTCCAGAAGGCTTGGTCGATCAATTGTTCGACTGCCTGGGCGACGTTGTGTATTGCGTGAAGGATCTCGCAGGCTGTTACACGACGGTCAACCATGCCTTTGCCGAACGGGTAGGTGCCAACGACCCCAGCGAGATCATCGGCAAAACGGCGTCGCAGTGCTTCGATGCCGAGTTGGCCAAACTTTACGACGACCAGGATCGCCAGGTCGTTGCAACAGGCCAACCGCTGCGTGATCTCTTAGAGTTGATCTCGCACGGCGACGGTTCGCGAGGGTGGTACCTATCCAACAAATTCCCTTTGGTAAACGACCAAGGAGTAATCACCGGCGTGGTGGCGGTCTCGCAAGATTTAAAGCAACCCAGCGATAGCGATCTGGAACTGGCCGATCTGAAAGCAACGCTCGACTTCATCCGAACGAATATCGCGCAGCCACTAAAAACGGAGGAATTAGCCGACTACGTTGGACTTTCCCCCACCCAGCTCGACCGTCGCATGCGTCGCGTATTCCGTCTGTCGACGAAGAAGTTTGTGATGAAATATCGCCTCGAACTTGCTTCTCAACTGCTGATCACCACCCAGCAGTCCTTGTCCGAGATCGCCCTGGCGTGCGGTTTTAGCGACCAAAGCGCCTTTACGCGCCACTTTGGCGCAGCGGCGAATCAAACGCCCTTGGCATACCGTAAGTCCCACCAGAGACTGGGTTAG
- a CDS encoding AGE family epimerase/isomerase, giving the protein MNEARRSELLATYRDGLLHDTLPFWLSHGVDHQHGGIITSLNRDGSIIDTDKGVWQQGRFAWLLGELYNQVEQRPEWLDMARHTIIFLNQHGFDPSDGRMWFHLTREGQPIRKRRYAFSEAFAAIAMGELAQATGSEQLAKQAQALFLRFVRHNPMPKFTDVRPTRGIGVPMITINAAQQLRDSIELPEANDFIDHSIDAIRRYHVHEDIACVMETVGPAGERLDHFDGRTLNPGHAIEGAWFIMWEGQYRQDAELIALGCRMLDWMWQRGWDQQYGGMLYFVDVAGLPVQEYWHDMKFWWPQNETIIATLLAHAVTGEAKYETWHQQAHEWAYQHFADSTHGEWFGYLHRDGSHSTSLKGNLWKGPFHLPRMQLTCWKILETLVPSS; this is encoded by the coding sequence ATGAACGAAGCGCGGCGAAGCGAGTTGCTGGCCACATATCGCGATGGTCTTTTGCACGACACGCTACCGTTTTGGCTATCGCATGGAGTCGACCACCAACATGGGGGCATCATCACGTCGCTAAATCGCGACGGCTCGATCATCGACACCGACAAAGGAGTTTGGCAACAAGGTCGCTTCGCCTGGCTACTGGGTGAACTTTATAACCAAGTCGAGCAGCGTCCCGAATGGCTCGACATGGCTCGTCACACCATCATATTCCTCAACCAGCACGGCTTCGATCCGAGCGACGGGCGAATGTGGTTTCATCTGACCCGCGAAGGTCAGCCGATTCGCAAGCGACGCTATGCATTCTCGGAAGCGTTCGCTGCGATTGCCATGGGGGAACTCGCCCAGGCCACCGGTAGCGAGCAACTTGCCAAGCAGGCTCAAGCGTTGTTCCTCCGGTTTGTGAGGCACAACCCAATGCCGAAGTTCACCGACGTTCGCCCGACGCGCGGCATTGGTGTGCCGATGATTACGATCAACGCTGCCCAACAATTACGTGACTCGATTGAGTTGCCAGAAGCGAACGACTTTATCGACCACAGTATCGATGCGATCCGCCGTTACCATGTTCATGAAGATATCGCTTGCGTGATGGAAACAGTCGGTCCGGCAGGAGAGCGGCTCGATCATTTCGACGGGCGAACCTTGAACCCGGGACATGCAATCGAAGGGGCATGGTTCATCATGTGGGAAGGGCAATATCGTCAAGACGCCGAGTTGATTGCCCTTGGTTGCCGCATGCTCGATTGGATGTGGCAACGAGGTTGGGACCAGCAGTATGGAGGCATGCTTTACTTCGTGGATGTCGCTGGCCTGCCGGTGCAGGAGTATTGGCACGACATGAAATTTTGGTGGCCGCAAAACGAAACCATCATCGCTACACTGCTGGCTCATGCCGTAACCGGCGAAGCAAAGTACGAGACATGGCACCAACAAGCGCACGAGTGGGCTTATCAGCACTTTGCCGATAGCACGCATGGAGAATGGTTCGGCTATTTGCACCGCGATGGTAGTCATAGCACTTCCTTGAAAGGCAATCTCTGGAAAGGGCCTTTCCATCTTCCTCGCATGCAGTTGACCTGCTGGAAAATTCTTGAAACACTCGTCCCCTCCTCTTGA
- a CDS encoding substrate-binding domain-containing protein, with translation MAELPYRVALVIVPSSDNQVRMIRGVLQYAAETSRIQIIKQAAIPYVPWEQLTEVQPDGIIAFAETQARIDFLRELNIPFVNVTMHIEPTPDVAVVHSDNLEIGRRLADHLQSLGLKHFAFVGHFDWCHNRLRRDGFLQQLADMGHTAHVVEVAFESDRSGDFTHRRVDQTHLQQQIAKLPEPCGIATCHDEFAYEVVECCKNLRKSVPFSMSVVGVNNYRLICDTTMPPLSSISQNSERIGYLAAETLVRQIENESPPSDPVLVSPGQMIVRRSSEFLALDDPEVTSAIEFIRSHCSRPITVTDIVDNATMGRKSLEKRFKSVVGHSIAQEIRLSRMRHAQHLLTSTTLSIIDVAVRSGFDSTSGFIRAFREHSGVTPAEYRSG, from the coding sequence TTGGCTGAACTTCCCTATCGCGTTGCTCTGGTCATCGTTCCCAGTTCGGACAACCAGGTTCGGATGATCCGTGGCGTGCTGCAATACGCGGCGGAAACCAGCCGAATTCAAATTATCAAGCAAGCTGCGATTCCGTACGTGCCTTGGGAACAACTCACCGAAGTCCAGCCCGATGGCATCATCGCGTTCGCGGAAACGCAAGCGCGTATCGACTTTCTCCGCGAGCTCAACATTCCGTTTGTTAATGTGACCATGCACATCGAGCCCACCCCCGATGTTGCCGTGGTCCATTCCGACAATTTGGAAATCGGGCGCCGTCTGGCCGATCACTTGCAAAGTCTGGGGTTAAAGCATTTCGCGTTTGTGGGGCACTTCGATTGGTGCCATAATCGCCTGCGCCGCGATGGTTTTCTACAACAACTCGCGGACATGGGGCACACAGCGCATGTTGTGGAGGTCGCCTTCGAATCGGACCGTTCTGGCGACTTCACCCATCGCCGCGTCGACCAAACCCACCTTCAACAGCAGATTGCTAAATTGCCTGAACCTTGTGGCATTGCGACCTGTCACGACGAGTTCGCTTACGAGGTCGTCGAGTGCTGTAAGAACCTGCGGAAGAGTGTTCCTTTCAGCATGTCGGTGGTAGGTGTGAACAACTACCGCTTGATCTGCGACACGACCATGCCCCCCTTGTCGAGCATTTCACAAAACTCGGAACGCATCGGTTACTTGGCGGCGGAAACTTTGGTGCGACAGATTGAAAACGAGTCTCCGCCTTCCGATCCGGTTTTGGTTTCCCCAGGACAAATGATCGTGCGTCGTTCGTCCGAGTTTCTAGCTTTAGACGATCCCGAGGTGACCTCCGCCATCGAATTCATCCGTAGCCATTGCAGTCGCCCGATCACGGTCACCGACATCGTCGACAACGCAACAATGGGCCGAAAGTCGCTAGAAAAACGTTTCAAATCTGTGGTTGGCCACTCTATCGCCCAAGAGATCCGCCTTTCTCGCATGCGACATGCGCAGCACCTTTTGACCAGTACCACGCTGAGCATCATCGACGTTGCCGTTCGCAGTGGTTTCGATAGTACCAGCGGTTTCATTCGCGCTTTCCGCGAACACTCAGGCGTTACTCCAGCGGAGTATCGAAGCGGCTAA